In Opitutus sp. ER46, the following are encoded in one genomic region:
- a CDS encoding DNA topoisomerase — protein sequence MPKILLVAEKPDVARSLAAALLGGKFEGIGPHRGKLPTGEEVSVVSGRGHLFELAPPEFYDPKYGRWNVHDIPILPTPGPAGKWAFQQIEREDGARYLQILRTQIAQHHGEEIVNACDAGREGEVIFRKIMRGCGARADSRYSRVWAQETTEEGLREAFATRMPSASKNGLGQAGFTRDEADWLVGMNITVLAQKTLPRGHGKWKVWSVGRVQTPTLALVDTRDRLIANFKPQPFWEAYGVFDGLEAKADLDAYAASPDRPKLLGAPEVNTEREKKVFWHKAKAETFAAAARAPDAYDVAEKKSVRTSKPPLPFNLQEVQKLCAKQRGLTGTQTLEVLQSLYEARKLLSYPRTDSRHLPTKLKGRLHEDLTAVLGHLKATQPALHLCTQEMMPAAIAEKSRAFDDSKITDHYGIVPTGKTHSISELTPDERFVFLAVLKATLMALDEPSRANVVTRVYTQKDASGPYAPAVFKIAREELDYPGYQRWERPDNRKERKPPLRPIEGGVAHLAEVQLRQSQTNPPEPYRDDTLLDAMLYAGESFETDDPEQQEAMIDILKDKGIGTPATRANIIDTLVERGFLERQGKNIVTTENGRLLIRELGKRIPEFLSAKLTAEWELTLKQMEQGTAAMNRVQFLDALLEKILVMKDAFIRSSQRVLDVGESVPITDGTPVADALCPKSGQPLLDRGPFYEAPGWPGLRLWKRAFGREFPVTEYVALLTAVHGGKPYHGTGLKSGTGREYEADIGIDPEGKKLCLILPEPTKVKGVKCPKSGKLFFDHGNYFIAPGWPQVRLYKQAFGRTFTAADYVPILQGWDSGTILTVDGLVSKSGKTYRAKLIVDPETNRVRLDLPPRNGPAPTPPPEPPASMAPQQPQEPPPAVSEASAEPLPPGPELGEPPSA from the coding sequence ATGCCAAAGATCCTCCTCGTTGCCGAAAAGCCCGACGTGGCGCGCAGCCTCGCGGCGGCGCTGCTGGGCGGCAAATTCGAGGGCATCGGACCCCACCGGGGCAAGTTGCCCACGGGCGAGGAGGTGTCCGTCGTCAGCGGTCGCGGCCACCTGTTCGAGCTCGCGCCCCCGGAGTTCTACGATCCGAAGTACGGCCGCTGGAACGTGCACGACATTCCGATCCTGCCCACCCCGGGACCGGCGGGGAAATGGGCCTTCCAGCAGATCGAGCGCGAGGACGGCGCGCGTTACCTCCAGATCCTTCGCACGCAGATCGCGCAGCACCACGGCGAGGAAATCGTCAACGCGTGCGACGCCGGGCGGGAGGGCGAGGTGATTTTCCGCAAGATCATGCGCGGCTGCGGCGCGCGGGCGGACAGCAGGTACTCGCGCGTCTGGGCCCAGGAGACGACCGAGGAGGGCCTGCGCGAGGCGTTCGCCACCCGGATGCCGTCCGCGAGCAAGAACGGCCTCGGCCAGGCAGGGTTCACGCGCGACGAGGCCGACTGGCTCGTCGGCATGAACATCACCGTGCTCGCGCAGAAGACCCTCCCGCGCGGCCACGGCAAATGGAAGGTCTGGAGCGTCGGCCGCGTGCAGACACCCACGCTGGCGCTCGTCGATACGCGCGACCGGCTGATCGCGAACTTCAAGCCGCAGCCGTTCTGGGAGGCGTATGGGGTGTTCGACGGGCTCGAGGCCAAAGCCGACCTCGATGCCTACGCCGCCTCGCCCGACCGGCCGAAGCTGCTCGGCGCGCCGGAGGTTAACACCGAGCGCGAGAAGAAGGTGTTCTGGCACAAAGCCAAGGCGGAGACCTTCGCGGCCGCCGCGCGGGCGCCTGATGCGTACGACGTGGCCGAAAAGAAGTCGGTCCGCACGAGCAAGCCGCCGCTGCCGTTCAACCTGCAGGAGGTCCAGAAACTCTGCGCCAAACAGCGCGGGCTCACCGGCACGCAGACGCTCGAGGTGCTCCAGTCGCTCTACGAGGCACGCAAGCTCCTGAGTTACCCGCGAACCGACAGCCGCCACCTGCCGACGAAGCTCAAGGGCCGGTTGCACGAGGACCTCACCGCCGTGCTCGGCCATCTCAAGGCCACGCAGCCCGCGCTGCACCTGTGCACGCAGGAGATGATGCCGGCGGCGATCGCGGAGAAGTCGCGGGCGTTCGACGACAGCAAGATCACCGACCACTACGGCATCGTTCCCACGGGCAAGACCCACAGCATCAGCGAACTCACGCCCGACGAGCGCTTCGTCTTCCTCGCGGTGCTCAAGGCCACGCTCATGGCGCTCGACGAGCCGTCCCGCGCCAACGTCGTGACGCGCGTGTACACGCAGAAGGACGCGTCTGGCCCGTACGCCCCCGCGGTGTTCAAAATTGCGCGCGAGGAGCTCGATTATCCCGGCTACCAGCGCTGGGAACGCCCCGACAACCGCAAGGAGCGCAAGCCGCCCCTGCGGCCCATCGAGGGCGGCGTGGCGCACCTCGCCGAGGTACAGTTGCGCCAGAGCCAGACGAATCCACCCGAGCCCTACCGCGACGACACGCTGCTCGACGCGATGCTTTACGCCGGCGAGTCGTTCGAGACCGACGACCCCGAGCAGCAGGAGGCGATGATCGACATCCTGAAGGACAAGGGCATTGGCACCCCCGCCACGCGCGCCAACATCATCGACACGCTCGTCGAGCGCGGCTTCCTTGAGCGGCAGGGCAAGAACATCGTCACCACCGAGAACGGCCGGCTCCTGATCCGCGAACTGGGCAAGCGCATCCCGGAGTTCCTCTCCGCCAAGCTCACCGCCGAATGGGAGCTGACGCTGAAGCAGATGGAGCAGGGGACCGCCGCGATGAACCGCGTGCAGTTCCTCGACGCGCTCCTGGAGAAAATTCTCGTGATGAAAGACGCCTTCATCCGCAGCTCGCAGCGGGTGCTCGACGTTGGCGAGTCGGTGCCGATCACCGACGGCACGCCCGTGGCCGACGCGCTCTGCCCAAAGTCAGGGCAACCCTTGCTCGATCGCGGGCCGTTCTACGAGGCGCCAGGCTGGCCCGGCCTGCGGCTGTGGAAGCGGGCCTTCGGACGGGAGTTTCCCGTGACGGAGTACGTCGCGCTGCTCACCGCGGTGCACGGCGGCAAGCCGTATCATGGCACCGGCCTCAAGTCCGGCACCGGGCGCGAGTACGAGGCTGACATCGGCATCGATCCCGAGGGCAAGAAGCTGTGCCTGATCCTGCCGGAGCCGACGAAGGTGAAGGGCGTGAAGTGTCCGAAGTCCGGCAAGCTCTTCTTCGACCACGGCAACTACTTCATCGCGCCCGGCTGGCCGCAGGTGCGGCTCTACAAGCAGGCCTTTGGACGGACGTTCACCGCGGCGGACTACGTGCCGATCCTGCAGGGCTGGGACAGTGGGACGATTCTCACGGTCGACGGGCTGGTTTCGAAGAGCGGCAAGACCTACCGCGCGAAACTGATCGTCGATCCGGAAACGAACCGCGTCCGGCTCGACCTGCCCCCGCGCAACGGTCCGGCACCAACGCCACCGCCCGAGCCGCCGGCGTCGATGGCGCCGCAGCAGCCACAGGAACCTCCGCCGGCGGTGAGCGAAGCTTCAGCTGAACCGCTCCCTCCCGGACCGGAACTTGGGGAGCCGCCCTCCGCGTAG